One Amaranthus tricolor cultivar Red isolate AtriRed21 chromosome 1, ASM2621246v1, whole genome shotgun sequence DNA window includes the following coding sequences:
- the LOC130815696 gene encoding protein AGENET DOMAIN (AGD)-CONTAINING P1-like isoform X2, with translation MQVYNVSYRTGDNVEVIKRSAFTTSFHPATILTLETNRASKRKRKRTRNNNKNSDDEQVQQEEEEEEHVYLVQYQNQQHDIVSYVDFNDIRPQPPQSECFKHLGLSVNDKVDILNDGYWIKGTILAIFYEGFKYLVEIDGDDGVPIEVFRSNLRVHRDYCHGYWIPPPLDHFPEATSGTITKLKTDANGKQLKLRIKVAKRLSEPKFSPGMPVEVKSDEDGYQGSWYTAIVIGSVGVGQFLVEYETLKTEDEKELLKEVANEQYIRPQPPHIPKSCKYKLLDEIDASYNDGWWEGVIYEILDKKKYIVYFASSNEKLVFHHSNLRFRQIWINSKWVLASQHKSSNLKLRISSSKRQYTQNKEHQSFDKATIVEVRIDEPGYEGSWYSARIVRLTQKSRYLVEYLTLKTEDGRKSLKEEAEFQNIRPCPPNIRVDGCFSLLEKVDAWYNDGWWFGVISKVFADKKYLVYFETTKEELEFHHVNLRTHQEWIQGKWINANKEV, from the exons ATGCAAGTCTACAATGTCAGTTACAGGACCGGTGACAATGTAGAAGTCATCAAAAGATCAGCCTTCACAACCTCATTTCACCCAGCAACAATTCTCACTCTAGAAACTAATCGGGCAtcaaaaaggaaaaggaaaaggacaaggaacaacaacaaaaacagtgatgatgaacaagtacaacaggaagaagaggaagaggaacaTGTATATTTGGTGcagtatcaaaaccaacaacacGACATTGTTTCCTACGTTGATTTCAATGACATTAGACCTCAACCCCCTCAAAGCGAATGTTTCAAGCACTTGGGTTTGAGTGTCAATGACAAAGTTGACATTTTAAATGATGGATATTGGATAAAAGGCACTATTTTGGCTATTTTCTATGAGGGTTTTAAATATTTAGTGGAAATTGACGGTGATGATGGTGTTCCGATTGAGGTTTTTAGGTCTAATTTAAGAGTTCATCGAGATTATTGCCATGGGTACTGGATTCCTCCTCCTCTTGATCATTTTCCG GAAGCTACGTCAGGGACAATTACTAAACTCAAAACTGATGCGAATGGCAAACAATTAAAGTTAAGGATCAAAGTTGCTAAAAGATTATCGGAGCCGAAGTTTAGCCCAGGCATGCCAGTTGAAGTTAAAAGTGATGAGGATGGGTATCAAGGTTCTTGGTATACGGCTATTGTTATTGGCTCAGTTGGAGTTGGACAGTTCCTTGTTGAATACGAGACTCTCAAAACTGAAGATGAGAAGGAGCTCCTCAAAGAAGTTGCAAATGAACAGTACATCAGGCCTCAGCCCCCACATATTCCTAAAAGCTGTAAATACAAGTTGCTTGATGAAATTGATGCTTCGTATAATGATGGATGGTGGGAAGGTGTGATTTATGAGATTCTTGATAAAAAGAAATACATTGTTTATTTTGCTTCATCAAATGAGAAGTTGGTCTTTCATCATTCAAACCTGAGATTTCGCCAGATTTGGATTAATTCAAAATGGGTTCTAGCTTCTCAG CATAAGTCATCTaacttaaagttgagaatttcatcatcaaaaagacAATACACTCAAAACAAAGAACACCAGAGTTTCGACAAGGCGACAATAGTAGAGGTCAGAATCGATGAACCAGGTTATGAAGGATCTTGGTATTCTGCACGAATTGTTAGATTAACACAAAAGAGCAGATATTTGGTAGAGTATCTGACTCTCAAAACAGAGGATGGAAGAAAATCACTAAAAGAAGAGGCAGAGTTTCAAAATATCAGACCTTGTCCTCCTAACATTCGGGTGGATGGATGTTTTTCGCTGCTTGAAAAAGTTGATGCCTGGTACAATGATGGATGGTGGTTTGGTGTCATATCTAAAGTTTTTGCTGATAAGAAATACTTGGTTTACTTTGAGACAACAAAAGAGGAACTTGAATTCCATCATGTGAATCTGAGGACTCATCAGGAATGGATTCAGGGAAAATGGATCAATGCAAATAAG GAAGTGTAA
- the LOC130815696 gene encoding protein AGENET DOMAIN (AGD)-CONTAINING P1-like isoform X1, with amino-acid sequence MQVYNVSYRTGDNVEVIKRSAFTTSFHPATILTLETNRASKRKRKRTRNNNKNSDDEQVQQEEEEEEHVYLVQYQNQQHDIVSYVDFNDIRPQPPQSECFKHLGLSVNDKVDILNDGYWIKGTILAIFYEGFKYLVEIDGDDGVPIEVFRSNLRVHRDYCHGYWIPPPLDHFPMEQEATSGTITKLKTDANGKQLKLRIKVAKRLSEPKFSPGMPVEVKSDEDGYQGSWYTAIVIGSVGVGQFLVEYETLKTEDEKELLKEVANEQYIRPQPPHIPKSCKYKLLDEIDASYNDGWWEGVIYEILDKKKYIVYFASSNEKLVFHHSNLRFRQIWINSKWVLASQHKSSNLKLRISSSKRQYTQNKEHQSFDKATIVEVRIDEPGYEGSWYSARIVRLTQKSRYLVEYLTLKTEDGRKSLKEEAEFQNIRPCPPNIRVDGCFSLLEKVDAWYNDGWWFGVISKVFADKKYLVYFETTKEELEFHHVNLRTHQEWIQGKWINANKEV; translated from the exons ATGCAAGTCTACAATGTCAGTTACAGGACCGGTGACAATGTAGAAGTCATCAAAAGATCAGCCTTCACAACCTCATTTCACCCAGCAACAATTCTCACTCTAGAAACTAATCGGGCAtcaaaaaggaaaaggaaaaggacaaggaacaacaacaaaaacagtgatgatgaacaagtacaacaggaagaagaggaagaggaacaTGTATATTTGGTGcagtatcaaaaccaacaacacGACATTGTTTCCTACGTTGATTTCAATGACATTAGACCTCAACCCCCTCAAAGCGAATGTTTCAAGCACTTGGGTTTGAGTGTCAATGACAAAGTTGACATTTTAAATGATGGATATTGGATAAAAGGCACTATTTTGGCTATTTTCTATGAGGGTTTTAAATATTTAGTGGAAATTGACGGTGATGATGGTGTTCCGATTGAGGTTTTTAGGTCTAATTTAAGAGTTCATCGAGATTATTGCCATGGGTACTGGATTCCTCCTCCTCTTGATCATTTTCCG ATGGAACAGGAAGCTACGTCAGGGACAATTACTAAACTCAAAACTGATGCGAATGGCAAACAATTAAAGTTAAGGATCAAAGTTGCTAAAAGATTATCGGAGCCGAAGTTTAGCCCAGGCATGCCAGTTGAAGTTAAAAGTGATGAGGATGGGTATCAAGGTTCTTGGTATACGGCTATTGTTATTGGCTCAGTTGGAGTTGGACAGTTCCTTGTTGAATACGAGACTCTCAAAACTGAAGATGAGAAGGAGCTCCTCAAAGAAGTTGCAAATGAACAGTACATCAGGCCTCAGCCCCCACATATTCCTAAAAGCTGTAAATACAAGTTGCTTGATGAAATTGATGCTTCGTATAATGATGGATGGTGGGAAGGTGTGATTTATGAGATTCTTGATAAAAAGAAATACATTGTTTATTTTGCTTCATCAAATGAGAAGTTGGTCTTTCATCATTCAAACCTGAGATTTCGCCAGATTTGGATTAATTCAAAATGGGTTCTAGCTTCTCAG CATAAGTCATCTaacttaaagttgagaatttcatcatcaaaaagacAATACACTCAAAACAAAGAACACCAGAGTTTCGACAAGGCGACAATAGTAGAGGTCAGAATCGATGAACCAGGTTATGAAGGATCTTGGTATTCTGCACGAATTGTTAGATTAACACAAAAGAGCAGATATTTGGTAGAGTATCTGACTCTCAAAACAGAGGATGGAAGAAAATCACTAAAAGAAGAGGCAGAGTTTCAAAATATCAGACCTTGTCCTCCTAACATTCGGGTGGATGGATGTTTTTCGCTGCTTGAAAAAGTTGATGCCTGGTACAATGATGGATGGTGGTTTGGTGTCATATCTAAAGTTTTTGCTGATAAGAAATACTTGGTTTACTTTGAGACAACAAAAGAGGAACTTGAATTCCATCATGTGAATCTGAGGACTCATCAGGAATGGATTCAGGGAAAATGGATCAATGCAAATAAG GAAGTGTAA